From Candidatus Omnitrophota bacterium, a single genomic window includes:
- the gltA gene encoding NADPH-dependent glutamate synthase, giving the protein MRKEPVKVKEINIEERTKSFKEVVLGYTEEEAILEAKRCLQCKNPTCILGCPVGIDIKKFINQIAQKDYEGAYCTIREKNNFPSICGRVCPAEYQCRKACVLTKRGSIFASFEAINIHFLERFVGDWGMININSKSEALNPKVKGIKNLNLKFRDKRVAVVGSGPAGLCCAGELARRGIAVDIYESLHKPGGVLRYGIPNFRLPQEILDSEINYLRELGVEIMTNFVIGKLKTVDELFKEGYSAIFLGLGAGIPTFLGIKGENLCNIYSANEFLTRVNLMFAYKFPDYHTPLNIGERIIVIGGGNTAMDAARSALRLQVMNRIKPDVTILYRRTESEMPARRLEIAHAQEEGVKFKFLVQPQEFVSDKQGFLKGLVCLECKLGEPDDSGRPKSIPVPGSDFLLETDLVIVAVGLRANQLLTRVTPELKVDKYGDIIVNPETMETSLKNVFAGGDIVGGEGTVIEAMGMAKKASASIINLLFP; this is encoded by the coding sequence ATGAGAAAAGAGCCAGTTAAAGTAAAAGAAATTAATATTGAGGAAAGAACCAAAAGTTTTAAAGAGGTGGTTTTGGGTTATACTGAAGAAGAGGCAATTCTTGAAGCAAAAAGGTGTTTACAGTGCAAAAATCCTACCTGTATCCTGGGGTGTCCTGTAGGAATAGATATAAAGAAATTTATTAATCAGATTGCCCAAAAAGATTACGAAGGTGCATATTGTACAATTAGAGAAAAAAATAATTTTCCCTCTATCTGTGGAAGGGTTTGCCCTGCAGAATATCAGTGTAGAAAAGCTTGTGTTTTGACTAAACGAGGTTCTATTTTTGCCTCTTTTGAAGCGATAAATATTCATTTCTTGGAGAGATTTGTGGGAGATTGGGGAATGATAAATATAAATTCTAAATCCGAAGCTCTAAATCCGAAGGTAAAGGGAATAAAGAATTTAAACTTGAAATTTAGAGATAAAAGAGTGGCAGTTGTGGGTTCCGGGCCTGCAGGGCTATGTTGTGCGGGAGAGCTTGCGCGTCGTGGAATTGCAGTAGATATCTATGAAAGTTTACACAAACCAGGAGGTGTTTTGCGTTACGGAATACCTAATTTTCGTTTACCTCAAGAGATTTTAGATAGCGAGATAAATTACCTGAGAGAGTTAGGAGTAGAAATAATGACTAATTTTGTCATTGGGAAATTAAAAACCGTAGATGAACTTTTTAAAGAGGGTTATTCCGCTATTTTTTTAGGTTTGGGTGCAGGAATCCCTACTTTTTTAGGAATTAAAGGAGAAAATCTCTGCAACATCTACTCGGCAAATGAGTTTTTAACCCGCGTTAACCTTATGTTTGCTTACAAATTTCCCGATTATCATACGCCTCTAAATATAGGAGAGAGAATTATAGTAATTGGTGGAGGAAATACGGCAATGGATGCGGCAAGGTCTGCTTTAAGACTTCAGGTAATGAATAGAATTAAACCCGATGTTACGATACTTTATCGACGTACAGAGAGTGAGATGCCTGCAAGGCGTTTAGAGATTGCTCATGCTCAAGAAGAGGGAGTTAAATTTAAATTTTTAGTCCAGCCGCAGGAATTTGTTTCTGATAAACAAGGGTTTCTTAAAGGGCTTGTTTGTTTAGAGTGCAAGTTAGGAGAACCTGATGATTCTGGAAGACCAAAATCTATTCCTGTTCCAGGAAGTGATTTTCTTTTGGAAACGGATTTAGTAATCGTGGCTGTGGGCTTAAGGGCAAATCAGTTGCTTACTAGGGTTACTCCTGAGCTTAAGGTTGATAAGTATGGCGATATCATTGTTAATCCGGAGACGATGGAAACTTCGTTAAAGAATGTTTTTGCTGGTGGAGATATTGTAGGCGGAGAAGGGACAGTAATTGAAGCAATGGGTATGGCAAAGAAGGCAAGCGCTTCTATAATTAATCTCCTTTTCCCCTAA
- the hisF gene encoding imidazole glycerol phosphate synthase subunit HisF, which yields MLARRIIPCLDVKDGRVVKGINFVNLRDAGDPVEQAKIYDKEGADELVFLDITASFEKRSPIIEVIKKTAEAIFIPLAVGGGIRNLEDIRLLLSSGADKVSVNTFAVKNPKLVKEAAKEFGSQCIVVAIDAKRKMKSSPLRDKACPTKLGGESRNPKLKWEVYIHGGRTPTGLDVIEWAKRVYDLGAGEILLTSMDRDGTKLGYDLELTRKVVEAVRIPVIASGGAGNLKHLFEAFKFAFVDAVLAASIFHYGEYSISQAKDYLKKRGIPIRGN from the coding sequence ATGTTAGCAAGAAGAATTATTCCCTGTCTGGATGTTAAAGATGGTCGCGTAGTAAAAGGGATAAATTTTGTTAATTTACGCGATGCCGGAGACCCTGTGGAGCAGGCAAAGATTTACGATAAAGAAGGAGCGGATGAGTTGGTTTTTTTGGACATTACTGCCAGTTTTGAAAAACGCTCTCCCATCATTGAGGTGATAAAGAAAACTGCGGAGGCGATTTTTATTCCTCTTGCAGTGGGAGGAGGAATAAGAAATTTGGAGGACATTCGCCTCTTGCTTTCTTCAGGAGCAGATAAGGTTTCTGTAAATACTTTTGCAGTAAAAAACCCCAAGTTGGTTAAAGAAGCAGCGAAGGAATTTGGTAGTCAGTGTATTGTGGTAGCGATAGATGCTAAGAGAAAAATGAAATCCTCACCCTTGCGAGATAAGGCGTGCCCAACAAAGTTAGGCGGTGAATCCCGAAATCCAAAATTAAAGTGGGAAGTGTATATTCATGGAGGCAGAACCCCTACTGGTCTTGATGTTATAGAGTGGGCAAAGCGTGTTTATGATTTAGGAGCAGGAGAAATTCTCTTAACCAGTATGGATAGGGATGGGACAAAATTAGGATATGACTTAGAATTGACCAGGAAAGTTGTTGAAGCGGTTAGAATTCCCGTGATTGCTTCTGGTGGAGCAGGGAACTTAAAGCATCTTTTTGAGGCGTTTAAATTCGCTTTTGTAGATGCGGTTTTAGCTGCTTCCATATTCCATTACGGAGAATATTCCATTTCCCAAGCAAAAGATTATTTAAAGAAAAGAGGTATTCCCATAAGAGGAAATTAA
- the gdhA gene encoding NADP-specific glutamate dehydrogenase: protein MSKYVEDFMAKVINNNPQEPEFHQAVREVVESVIDYIDKNPKYKEYKILERMVEAERIIIFRVPWLDDKGEIQVNRGYRVEMNSAIGPYKGGIRFHPTVNLSILKFLAFEQVFKNALTTLPMGGGKGGSDFDPKGKSDNEVMKFCQSFMNELFRHIGPDTDVPAGDIGVGLREIGYMFGQYKKLRNEFTGVFTGKGLKWGGSLIRPEATGYGCVYFAQEMLKTRKEALKGKVCAISGSGNVAQYTAEKLIQLGAKVVTMSDSNGFIYDEKGIDKKKLDFIFELKNIKRGRIKEYAQKFKCKYFENQKPWGIKCDIAFPSATQNEISGEEAKTLVKNGCFLVAEGANMPTTPQGIDVFQKAKILYAPGKAANAGGVATSGLEMTQNSIRLSWTREEVDKKLQEIMIAIHEQCVKYGKEGNYINYVKGANIAGFVKVADAMIEQGLV from the coding sequence ATGTCTAAGTATGTAGAAGATTTTATGGCAAAGGTAATCAATAATAATCCTCAGGAACCGGAATTTCATCAGGCGGTAAGAGAAGTAGTGGAATCAGTGATAGATTACATAGACAAAAATCCTAAATACAAAGAATACAAAATCTTGGAAAGAATGGTCGAAGCAGAGCGAATAATTATTTTCCGTGTACCTTGGTTGGATGATAAGGGAGAAATTCAAGTAAATCGTGGATACCGTGTAGAGATGAATAGTGCAATTGGTCCTTATAAAGGAGGGATACGTTTTCATCCCACAGTTAATTTAAGTATTCTTAAATTTCTGGCCTTTGAACAGGTCTTCAAAAATGCCCTGACTACTCTTCCCATGGGAGGTGGCAAGGGGGGTTCTGATTTTGACCCCAAAGGAAAGTCTGACAATGAAGTGATGAAGTTTTGTCAAAGTTTTATGAACGAGTTGTTCAGACACATCGGTCCTGATACCGATGTTCCTGCAGGTGATATCGGCGTAGGTTTGCGTGAAATTGGCTATATGTTTGGGCAGTATAAAAAACTGCGTAATGAGTTTACAGGGGTTTTTACCGGTAAAGGTCTTAAATGGGGAGGGAGTTTAATTAGACCCGAAGCAACAGGATACGGTTGTGTATATTTTGCCCAGGAGATGTTGAAAACACGTAAGGAAGCATTAAAGGGTAAGGTTTGCGCTATTTCGGGTTCAGGCAATGTTGCGCAGTATACTGCAGAAAAACTTATCCAGTTAGGAGCCAAAGTAGTAACCATGTCGGATTCCAATGGATTTATTTATGATGAGAAAGGGATTGATAAGAAAAAATTAGATTTTATTTTTGAACTTAAGAATATAAAACGTGGAAGAATCAAAGAATATGCGCAGAAATTTAAATGCAAATATTTCGAAAATCAAAAACCTTGGGGGATAAAATGTGATATTGCCTTTCCCTCTGCTACGCAGAACGAAATAAGCGGAGAAGAGGCAAAAACTTTGGTTAAGAATGGTTGCTTCTTAGTAGCCGAGGGAGCAAATATGCCCACAACACCCCAAGGCATTGATGTTTTTCAAAAGGCAAAAATTCTATACGCTCCGGGTAAAGCGGCTAATGCGGGAGGAGTAGCTACCTCGGGATTAGAAATGACGCAGAATAGTATAAGACTTTCTTGGACACGCGAAGAGGTTGATAAAAAACTTCAGGAAATAATGATTGCTATCCATGAACAGTGTGTGAAATACGGAAAAGAAGGTAACTACATCAACTATGTAAAGGGTGCTAATATTGCTGGTTTTGTAAAAGTAGCAGATGCGATGATAGAGCAGGGGTTGGTGTAG
- a CDS encoding sulfide/dihydroorotate dehydrogenase-like FAD/NAD-binding protein: MVEIICKKIIAYSLGTRIVQLELKSPLIAKKTLPGQFVVLMVSEKGERIPLTVVDKDEERGTITLIFQEAGFTTRSLGSLKEGDFLYALVGPLGNYTEIKNYGKVALVGGGVGIAEIYPVAKALRKENNHLITILGARTKDLLILEKELKQVSQELYVTTDDGSYGRKGFVTDVLQELLTIHYALNAIELIYAVGPVPMMKGVSQIAKDRGIKAIVSLNALMVDATGMCGCCRVTVDGKTKFSCIDGPEFEAQSIDWEELGKRTKMYQDKETHICKLYNR; the protein is encoded by the coding sequence ATGGTAGAGATAATTTGCAAGAAGATAATTGCTTATAGTTTAGGAACACGTATCGTCCAACTGGAGTTAAAGTCTCCTCTAATTGCAAAAAAAACTCTCCCGGGGCAATTTGTAGTGTTAATGGTTTCCGAGAAAGGAGAGCGCATTCCTCTGACAGTAGTAGATAAAGATGAAGAAAGAGGGACAATTACCTTAATTTTCCAAGAAGCAGGGTTTACCACACGGTCTTTAGGAAGTTTGAAAGAAGGGGATTTTTTATATGCTTTGGTAGGACCATTAGGAAATTATACAGAGATAAAGAATTATGGAAAAGTAGCTTTGGTTGGAGGAGGGGTGGGAATTGCGGAAATTTATCCGGTAGCCAAGGCTTTGAGAAAGGAAAACAATCATCTTATTACCATATTAGGTGCAAGAACCAAAGATTTATTGATTTTAGAAAAAGAACTAAAACAAGTATCTCAGGAATTGTATGTTACTACCGATGATGGTTCTTATGGTAGAAAAGGATTTGTTACCGATGTTTTGCAAGAATTATTAACTATACACTATGCGCTGAATGCTATAGAATTAATCTATGCGGTCGGTCCTGTTCCTATGATGAAAGGGGTTTCTCAAATTGCTAAAGATAGGGGAATAAAAGCCATTGTTTCTTTGAATGCTTTAATGGTCGATGCTACAGGAATGTGCGGATGCTGTAGAGTAACCGTTGATGGAAAGACAAAATTTAGTTGCATTGATGGGCCAGAGTTTGAAGCCCAAAGTATAGATTGGGAGGAATTAGGGAAAAGAACAAAGATGTATCAGGATAAAGAAACTCATATTTGCAAACTATACAACCGATGA
- the rpsU gene encoding 30S ribosomal protein S21 — translation MAKVVVRPGQSIEGAIRAFRKKCQEERIIQNYKRASRYEKPSAARRIKQKESRMRGRGR, via the coding sequence ATGGCAAAGGTAGTAGTAAGACCAGGGCAGTCTATTGAAGGAGCAATCCGAGCTTTTCGCAAAAAATGTCAAGAGGAGAGGATTATTCAAAACTATAAAAGAGCTTCACGTTATGAAAAACCTTCTGCTGCACGGCGCATAAAACAGAAAGAAAGTCGTATGCGCGGTAGGGGGAGGTAG
- a CDS encoding DUF933 domain-containing protein, with product MGGVSFKKGEHMPEGITLHLGTIKLEDERLYNLAKKVGSKKITFSEIGIIDLALYEQNKKNCFDSSFLREADGFVVVVRCFEYPGAISFNPLKDAKGIEEELILKDLEVIQKRMDRIEQDIKKGKKEEKELEVLRKLSQHLEDNKALRNVRLEAGEEKQLCGFKFLSQKPIFFVLNVDERMGLTEIEEIGKSFTQEGYNFILTSLKIENELNEMEEKERFVFLETFGFKDLIKERFLSACLSFLNLVSFFTVKGEEAKAWLIEKNTPAIKAAGKIHSDIEKGFIKAEVINYKDFVEVGFSFSEARAKGLVHLESKDYIVNDGDIIDFRFAI from the coding sequence TTGGGTGGTGTTTCTTTTAAGAAAGGAGAGCATATGCCTGAAGGGATAACGCTCCATTTAGGAACAATAAAATTGGAAGACGAGCGTCTCTATAATCTTGCAAAGAAGGTTGGCTCAAAGAAAATAACTTTTTCTGAAATAGGGATCATCGATTTGGCTTTGTACGAACAGAATAAGAAGAATTGTTTTGACTCTTCTTTCTTACGAGAAGCCGATGGTTTTGTAGTGGTTGTAAGATGTTTTGAGTATCCCGGCGCAATCTCTTTTAATCCTTTAAAGGATGCGAAAGGTATTGAGGAAGAATTAATCTTGAAAGATCTGGAAGTTATTCAGAAAAGAATGGATAGGATTGAGCAAGATATTAAAAAAGGTAAAAAAGAAGAAAAAGAATTGGAAGTTTTAAGAAAGCTTAGCCAGCATCTGGAAGATAATAAGGCGTTAAGGAATGTGCGACTTGAAGCGGGAGAAGAGAAGCAGCTGTGTGGTTTTAAATTTTTGAGCCAGAAACCCATATTTTTTGTTCTAAACGTAGATGAAAGAATGGGCTTAACAGAGATAGAAGAAATAGGTAAGTCCTTTACTCAAGAGGGGTATAATTTTATTCTTACCTCATTGAAAATTGAGAACGAGTTGAACGAAATGGAAGAAAAAGAACGCTTTGTTTTTTTGGAAACTTTTGGCTTTAAAGATTTGATAAAAGAACGCTTCCTTTCTGCCTGTCTGAGTTTTTTAAACTTAGTAAGTTTTTTTACAGTGAAAGGAGAAGAGGCAAAGGCATGGCTTATTGAGAAAAACACTCCTGCCATCAAGGCAGCAGGGAAGATTCATTCAGATATAGAAAAGGGTTTTATAAAAGCAGAGGTTATAAACTATAAAGACTTCGTAGAGGTAGGTTTTTCTTTCAGCGAAGCCAGAGCAAAGGGGTTAGTCCATCTGGAATCAAAAGATTATATTGTTAATGATGGAGACATAATTGACTTTCGTTTTGCTATTTAG
- the hisH gene encoding imidazole glycerol phosphate synthase subunit HisH: MVAIINYRMGNLRSVAKAFEKVGAGVLVTSKIKDLKEAKAIVLPGVGAFGQGMKHLKELGIISVLKDEINKRKPFLGICLGMQLLLSYSEEHGKHKGLDIIKGFVKRFPENFKIPHMGWNQVKIRNPKSEIRNKILKGIPDGSYFYFVHSYYVVPEDKKVIVATTDYGIGFPSVIQKENIWGVQFHPEKSQEWGLKIIKNFVNFV; this comes from the coding sequence ATGGTTGCGATTATCAATTATAGAATGGGCAATTTGAGAAGCGTAGCTAAAGCTTTTGAAAAAGTAGGCGCAGGAGTGTTAGTTACTTCTAAAATTAAAGATTTAAAAGAAGCAAAAGCGATAGTCTTACCAGGAGTAGGAGCTTTTGGGCAGGGAATGAAGCATCTTAAAGAATTGGGAATTATCTCAGTTCTAAAGGATGAGATAAATAAAAGGAAACCTTTTTTGGGAATCTGTTTAGGAATGCAACTTTTACTTAGTTATAGCGAGGAACATGGGAAACACAAGGGTCTAGATATCATCAAGGGATTTGTAAAACGTTTCCCAGAAAATTTTAAAATTCCCCATATGGGATGGAATCAAGTAAAAATCCGAAATCCGAAATCCGAAATCCGAAACAAGATTTTAAAAGGAATCCCAGATGGTTCTTATTTTTATTTTGTTCATTCCTATTATGTGGTGCCTGAGGATAAGAAGGTAATCGTAGCGACCACAGACTATGGGATAGGATTTCCTTCAGTAATACAAAAAGAGAATATTTGGGGAGTGCAATTTCATCCGGAAAAGAGTCAAGAATGGGGGTTAAAGATAATTAAAAATTTTGTTAATTTTGTTTAA